One genomic segment of Desulforamulus reducens MI-1 includes these proteins:
- a CDS encoding CarD family transcriptional regulator, translated as MFKIGDKVVYPMHGAGVIEAIEEKEVLGKKRQYYILRLPIGDMKVMIPISNCDDVGLRGIIDRDEVSTVLEVLEGQTTVMSGNWNRRYRANLEKIKSGDIYEVAEVVRNLLTRDKEKGLSSGERKMLENARQILISELVLAAEMEETKARSLIDEVFA; from the coding sequence TTGTTCAAGATTGGCGACAAAGTCGTTTATCCTATGCATGGAGCTGGAGTTATCGAGGCCATTGAAGAGAAGGAAGTTCTAGGGAAAAAACGTCAATACTACATATTGCGGCTTCCGATCGGAGATATGAAGGTGATGATTCCGATCAGCAATTGTGATGACGTTGGACTTCGGGGTATTATCGACCGTGACGAAGTATCCACTGTCTTGGAAGTACTGGAAGGGCAAACAACCGTCATGTCAGGCAACTGGAATCGTCGTTACCGTGCCAATTTAGAAAAAATAAAAAGCGGTGATATATACGAAGTGGCCGAAGTTGTACGAAACCTTCTAACCCGTGATAAGGAAAAAGGTCTCTCCTCTGGGGAACGTAAAATGTTGGAGAATGCCCGTCAAATATTGATTAGTGAATTGGTTCTGGCAGCCGAAATGGAAGAAACAAAGGCAAGATCATTAATTGATGAGGTTTTTGCATGA